From Streptomyces sp. NBC_00690, a single genomic window includes:
- a CDS encoding FG-GAP-like repeat-containing protein, producing the protein MPVPTQELKLEIVNAATGQPLGAKASAAAGGGLVVRDHPEDGPRPDLWQFLPVPGSQDDPAYVIRNTAGSKVLDTPAAVGQGIRQSDASGKKGQQWHLVPVAGEAGLYLIEGAADGTVLDLDEPGKDDTRIILREYDDLAESQRWRFVPAEPERTSDLVLDWAPLSHWNSRQSWRLTHNKPSLRPAPDATPSFSNVLLVLEKFGSDQDTAGWKNDALTPSPSGEPSRWAGVGARFLADTEGTGRADIVGIRATKGAVTSSSRGDGTFDDERPLHQGVATPNSADLWSVVDLTGDGKPDVVALCAGGVRVSAQDEDGAFTPEGGELVLKAFGHGKQAGGWLVDKHPRFLADTTGDGKLDIIGCHDDGLRVSLQDEEGKFAPLADEPVLKAFGHGKQAGGWLVDKHPRFLADTTGDGKLDIVGCHDDGLWVSLQDEEGAFAEPLYVLDDFGVDQGWSSVREHPRFVAATTSDGVPDIVGFGPQGVVVARGRGDGTFEPSQLVLNDYGQAQGWTGVKHPRLLADVTGDGTPDIVGFGNEGVWVSHNNGDGTFAQAELVCRGFGYNDNAGAWRVYRHPRFLTDITGDGRVDIVGFGGPGVHVARNLHRRFRTR; encoded by the coding sequence ATGCCCGTGCCCACGCAAGAACTGAAGCTGGAGATCGTCAACGCCGCCACAGGCCAGCCCCTCGGCGCCAAAGCCTCGGCGGCCGCGGGCGGGGGCCTCGTCGTCCGCGACCATCCCGAGGACGGCCCACGCCCGGACCTGTGGCAGTTCCTCCCCGTACCGGGCTCGCAGGACGACCCGGCGTACGTCATCCGCAACACGGCCGGCAGCAAAGTGCTCGACACCCCAGCCGCCGTGGGCCAGGGCATCCGCCAGTCGGATGCCTCGGGCAAGAAGGGCCAGCAGTGGCACCTCGTCCCCGTCGCGGGCGAAGCGGGCCTCTACCTCATCGAGGGCGCGGCCGACGGCACAGTGCTCGACCTCGACGAACCCGGGAAGGACGACACCCGCATCATCCTTCGCGAGTACGACGACCTCGCGGAGAGCCAGCGGTGGCGATTCGTCCCGGCCGAGCCGGAACGCACCAGCGACCTCGTACTGGATTGGGCACCGCTGAGCCACTGGAACAGCCGCCAGTCCTGGAGGCTGACCCACAACAAGCCCTCGCTGCGACCGGCACCCGACGCGACGCCCTCCTTCAGCAACGTACTGCTGGTTCTGGAGAAGTTCGGGAGCGACCAAGACACCGCCGGGTGGAAGAACGATGCGCTCACCCCTTCTCCCAGCGGGGAACCGAGCCGCTGGGCCGGGGTCGGTGCGCGGTTCCTCGCCGACACGGAGGGAACAGGGCGGGCCGACATCGTGGGGATCAGGGCCACGAAGGGAGCCGTGACCTCGTCCAGCCGAGGCGACGGGACGTTCGATGACGAGCGCCCGCTGCACCAGGGGGTGGCCACTCCGAACTCGGCGGATCTGTGGTCCGTCGTGGATCTGACGGGCGACGGCAAGCCCGACGTGGTCGCCCTGTGTGCCGGCGGAGTCCGGGTGTCAGCACAGGACGAGGACGGGGCGTTCACACCCGAAGGCGGCGAACTGGTCCTCAAGGCGTTCGGCCATGGCAAGCAGGCCGGCGGTTGGCTGGTCGACAAGCATCCGCGCTTCCTCGCCGACACCACCGGCGACGGCAAGCTCGACATCATCGGCTGCCACGACGACGGTCTGCGGGTCTCCCTCCAGGACGAAGAAGGAAAGTTCGCACCGCTCGCCGACGAACCCGTCCTCAAGGCGTTCGGCCATGGCAAGCAGGCCGGTGGCTGGCTGGTCGACAAGCATCCGCGCTTCCTCGCCGACACCACCGGCGACGGCAAGCTCGACATTGTCGGTTGCCACGACGACGGCCTCTGGGTATCGCTCCAGGACGAGGAAGGGGCGTTCGCCGAACCTCTGTACGTCCTCGACGACTTCGGGGTCGACCAGGGATGGAGCTCGGTCAGGGAGCACCCCCGGTTCGTGGCCGCAACCACCAGCGACGGGGTACCGGACATCGTCGGCTTCGGCCCGCAGGGCGTGGTCGTCGCACGCGGACGCGGCGATGGCACGTTCGAGCCTTCCCAACTCGTCCTGAACGACTACGGGCAGGCCCAGGGATGGACAGGCGTGAAGCACCCCCGGCTCCTGGCCGACGTCACCGGCGACGGGACCCCGGACATCGTCGGCTTCGGCAACGAGGGCGTCTGGGTATCGCACAACAACGGCGACGGCACCTTCGCGCAGGCCGAGCTCGTATGCCGCGGGTTCGGATACAACGACAACGCAGGCGCCTGGCGGGTCTACCGCCACCCCCGGTTCCTCACCGACATCACCGGCGACGGACGCGTCGACATCGTCGGCTTCGGCGGCCCGGGCGTACACGTCGCCCGCAATCTCCACCGCCGCTTCAGGACCCGGTGA